The sequence below is a genomic window from Flavobacterium lipolyticum.
CGAACCGGAATGCCCAAATACAGCAATTTATGAAGGTGCTGATGATTGGAGATACAAAGATGGAACCAGTCTTTCCGGAAAAATAATTTTACCTGACGGAACTGAGGTTGATGCAGAAGATGCACAAACACCAATTTCTGATGAGGTGTATTATATCGTTCCTGGAAAATGTACCGAGTGTAAAGGTTTTCACGATGAACCTCAATGTGCTGCCGTATGTCCAGTTGATTGTTGTGTGCCAGATGATAATCACGTTGAAGACGAAGAAACCTTGTTGAACAGACAAGCGTTTTTACACGGTGAATAATGAAATAATGATGTATTAGATATAAACAAAAAATCCTGAGTTAACGCTCAGGATTTTTTGTTTTTGTTTAGTCAGATAAGAGCTTTTTTTGACTTGTCTGATTGCATAAAGTTCCCAACTGCTTAAACTGTTGGGGTAGTTGTTTTTAAACACATAGAAACATAGGTTTGATATACTCAAATAAGGCGTTTTACTTATTTTAGGCGAACAGAGGCGACTATGCGTAAGAAACGGGCTTCTTTTTAGATTCTTTTATGGCCTCAGAATCTATGTTTCTATGTGTTACATGTTTTTTTAATGGGTTACTTACTTAAAAATTAAACCCAAGTCTTGCATAGTAGTATGCTCCGCTGAATCCCATCTGAACGGCATCCCAGTAACCACCTGCTTCAGTGTTGCCTGTCTCATCTTGTTTCGTTGGGTAAACATTGAATAAGTTGTTGCTTCCAACGCTTAATTTCAGGTTTTTAGTCAATTGATATCCAACAGTTAAGTCGGTGATTAGTCTTGGATTGTATACATCATTTTCATCAGTATAATCTACTAAAACTACTTTGCTGAATCTGGTGAATGCAATACCGGCATCAAATTTATTTTTAGCATAGTTAAGGTTTAAACCAAATTTGTTATCCGGAGCTGATGATAGTAGGAATGCTTTTTCACGTTTTCCAAAGAAAGTACCCTCGTCTAAAGTTCCGTTTTTTACATTATCAATTTTCATGTCGTTGATGTTTCCAACCAAAGTCGCACTAAACAAGGACTCTCCGAATTTTTTCTTCCAGGCCAAAACGATATCCAAACCGTGAGTACTGGTGTCTACACCATTCACGAAAAACTGAGCTTTATCGACACCAAGGTTTAAGGGTTTAGCATCAAAATATCCGGTAAGAACGATACGGTCTTTTACTTTGATGTAATAGCCATCAACTGTTGCGGTGAAATCGCCAAAGGTAGCCGTGAAGCCCAAAGAGGCATTTACCGCTTTTTCTTCGTTTAGTTTCTGAATTCCAAAAGCCTTGGTAACCGGGCTGTTATTTGGAGCAAGTAGCACTTCGGTAGCTCCTCCTGCATTAAAATTTGTAAAACGCAGGTTGTAATAAATTTGTGCGAGTGAAGGAGCACGGAAGCCTGTGCTTACAGATCCTCTGAAGTTAATATGCTGTCCGGCTTTTACTCTTGCAGCTAATTTTCCGTTTAAGGTACTTCCAAAATCACTATAGTTTTCAAAACGAACCGCACCGCTCAGTAAAAAAGACTCTGTGATGTCAAGCTCAGCATCAGTGTATAAAGATAAGTTCGTACGACTTTTGTCTACCGTATTTGAAGGGCTGTATCCTGGAAAACCTTGTGAACCTCCCGGTCTTGAAATGGTTGGAGACGAAGTTGGATCTGTAGGGTCGTAATCCGGATTTGGAATAGTTGGCGCGCTTTGGGTTGTAGGGTTGGTTATAGGTCTTCCGTTAGTATCATAAGTCGCATAAGAACCTTCTTCTCCTGAGAAAATAGTAAATTTTTCCGTTCTGTACTCTGCTCCAAAAGCAAGGTTTAAACCGCTTAAGACCGAATCGTAGTTTTTAGAAAAATCAAAATTGGTTGTATTTTGAGTCAGACTGTGCCCTCCTGCATCAAATTCTGTTGGAGATTTCCCTTCTAAGGAAGCATTTATAGTTCCTTTGATGTAGTAATGAAAAAGGTTTTTACCGTAAGTATTGCTTAAATCGATGTTCCATCCGCTGGCTGTTTTAGTTCTAAATCCTGCTGCCAGAGAATTGTCTATAATA
It includes:
- a CDS encoding 4Fe-4S dicluster domain-containing protein; this translates as MAIIITDECINCGACEPECPNTAIYEGADDWRYKDGTSLSGKIILPDGTEVDAEDAQTPISDEVYYIVPGKCTECKGFHDEPQCAAVCPVDCCVPDDNHVEDEETLLNRQAFLHGE
- a CDS encoding TonB-dependent receptor, with the translated sequence MKKIALLIILFNTAFLFAQKEVSGVVRDKSGNPLPGVNILEKGTTNGVSTNFEGGYLIKVKEGAILIFSYVGYTNVEKSSSNSKTDVILDENGGQVLNDVVIVGSRNTKRTVVNSAVPIDVISVKDVTTQSGKIEINQLLQYVAPSFNANKQSGSDGADHVDPASLRGLGPDQTLVLINGKRRHQSSLINLFGTRGRGNTGTDLNAIPATAIKRIEILRDGAAAQYGSDAIAGVINIVLNDNVDELTGSVTYGAFNTNAKGDFLDGTPNTKNFRLDQNGNGNTYGKNQSFDGGSVKVAANYGVAIGDKGGSANFTTEYINKNKTLRPAYDFRKGFGDASIQGFNLFGNLSLPVSEKTQFYAFGGRNYRDTDAYAFTRNGGERVVESVYPGGYTPRITSNIIDNSLAAGFRTKTASGWNIDLSNTYGKNLFHYYIKGTINASLEGKSPTEFDAGGHSLTQNTTNFDFSKNYDSVLSGLNLAFGAEYRTEKFTIFSGEEGSYATYDTNGRPITNPTTQSAPTIPNPDYDPTDPTSSPTISRPGGSQGFPGYSPSNTVDKSRTNLSLYTDAELDITESFLLSGAVRFENYSDFGSTLNGKLAARVKAGQHINFRGSVSTGFRAPSLAQIYYNLRFTNFNAGGATEVLLAPNNSPVTKAFGIQKLNEEKAVNASLGFTATFGDFTATVDGYYIKVKDRIVLTGYFDAKPLNLGVDKAQFFVNGVDTSTHGLDIVLAWKKKFGESLFSATLVGNINDMKIDNVKNGTLDEGTFFGKREKAFLLSSAPDNKFGLNLNYAKNKFDAGIAFTRFSKVVLVDYTDENDVYNPRLITDLTVGYQLTKNLKLSVGSNNLFNVYPTKQDETGNTEAGGYWDAVQMGFSGAYYYARLGFNF